A single Sporichthyaceae bacterium DNA region contains:
- a CDS encoding Fur family transcriptional regulator, with protein MIYKDGGVAATMDFPQLLREASLRVTRPRLAVLGAVRANPHADTESILRAVRRELPDVSHQAVYDSLNTLSAVGLVRRIQPAGSVARYESRVGDNHHHVVCRSCGVIADVDCAVGETPCLTAADDHGYALEEAEVIYWGLCPACLASGTA; from the coding sequence ATGATCTACAAGGATGGCGGAGTGGCCGCAACCATGGATTTCCCGCAACTTCTGCGTGAGGCGTCGTTGCGGGTGACTCGGCCGCGGCTCGCGGTGCTCGGCGCCGTGCGCGCCAATCCGCACGCCGACACCGAATCCATCCTGCGCGCGGTGCGCAGGGAGTTGCCCGATGTCTCGCACCAAGCCGTCTACGACTCGCTGAACACCCTGAGCGCCGTGGGACTGGTGCGGCGCATCCAGCCCGCGGGATCCGTTGCGCGTTACGAGTCCCGGGTCGGGGACAACCACCATCACGTGGTGTGCCGGTCGTGCGGCGTGATCGCCGATGTCGACTGCGCCGTTGGCGAGACACCGTGCCTGACCGCCGCCGACGACCACGGCTACGCACTGGAGGAGGCCGAGGTCATCTACTGGGGCCTTTGCCCCGCCTGCTTGGCCTCCGGAACCGCCTGA
- the katG gene encoding catalase/peroxidase HPI yields the protein MSDSENPALAGPKATEHRPRSNQDWWPNQLNLSVLHRHQSKPGPLGQDFDYREAFKSLDVAALKRDITEVMTTSQDWWPADYGHYGPLFIRLTWHAAGTYRIHDGRGGGGAGQQRFAPLNSWPDNGNLDKARRLLWPVKQKYGNAVSWSDLLVLAGNVALESMGFETFGFAFGRPDVFEPEEVFWGPEDTWLGDERYSGERDLTGPLGAVQMGLIYVNPEGPNGNPDPLKSAHDIRETFGRMAMNDEETVALIAGGHTFGKAHGNGDPALVGPEPEGCPVHSMGLGWANQNGVGKGYDTVTSGLEGAWTPTPTQWDSSFFDTLFGHEWELTTSPAGANQWKPANGAAADAVPDAHDPSIRHAPMMATTDLALRFDPVYEPISRRFHEHPEELAVEFAKAGYKLLHRDMGPITRFLGPWVPQAQLWQDPVPAHEGPLVSEADVAALKAKVLASGLTVPQLVSTGWASAVTFRGTDKRGGANGARIRLEPQRSWEVNDPTELTKVLASLEEIQADFNAGSATKISLADLIVLAGTAAVEKAARDGGVELTVGFRPGRTDATQELTDVDSFAVLEPKADAFRNFYPAGDKMPAEVHLLDKANLLCLTASEMTVLVGGLRVLGANHRGSAHGRFTEKVGTLSNDFFVNLLDVGTEWAPASTGEGLYQGRNRATGQVVADATAADLVFGSNSSLRAIAEVYAQNDAKGKFAHDFAAAWTKVMELDRYDLHR from the coding sequence GTGTCTGACAGCGAGAATCCAGCCCTTGCCGGCCCCAAGGCCACCGAGCACCGGCCGCGGTCCAACCAGGACTGGTGGCCGAACCAGCTGAACCTGTCGGTGCTGCACCGGCACCAGTCCAAGCCCGGTCCGTTGGGCCAGGACTTCGACTACCGCGAGGCGTTCAAGAGCCTCGACGTGGCGGCCCTGAAGCGGGACATCACCGAGGTGATGACGACCTCGCAGGACTGGTGGCCGGCGGACTACGGTCACTACGGCCCGCTGTTCATCCGGCTGACCTGGCACGCCGCGGGTACCTACCGCATCCACGACGGCCGCGGCGGCGGCGGCGCGGGCCAGCAGCGTTTCGCCCCGCTCAACAGCTGGCCGGACAACGGCAACCTGGACAAGGCCCGGCGGCTGCTTTGGCCCGTCAAGCAGAAGTACGGCAACGCCGTCTCCTGGTCGGACCTGCTGGTGCTGGCCGGCAACGTGGCCTTGGAGTCGATGGGGTTCGAGACCTTCGGTTTCGCCTTCGGTCGTCCCGACGTCTTCGAACCCGAGGAGGTCTTCTGGGGTCCGGAGGACACCTGGTTGGGCGACGAGCGCTACAGCGGTGAGCGCGACCTGACCGGCCCGCTGGGCGCGGTGCAGATGGGCCTGATCTACGTCAACCCGGAGGGCCCCAACGGCAACCCGGACCCGCTGAAGTCCGCACATGACATCCGCGAGACCTTCGGTCGGATGGCGATGAACGACGAGGAGACCGTGGCGCTGATCGCCGGCGGCCACACCTTCGGCAAGGCCCACGGCAACGGCGACCCGGCGTTGGTCGGCCCGGAGCCCGAGGGCTGCCCGGTGCACAGCATGGGCCTGGGTTGGGCAAACCAGAACGGCGTCGGCAAGGGCTACGACACCGTCACCTCCGGTCTGGAGGGCGCCTGGACGCCGACCCCGACCCAGTGGGACAGCAGCTTCTTCGACACCCTCTTCGGCCACGAGTGGGAGCTGACCACCAGCCCGGCCGGTGCCAATCAGTGGAAACCGGCCAATGGCGCCGCTGCCGACGCCGTCCCGGACGCGCACGACCCGAGCATCCGGCACGCGCCGATGATGGCCACCACCGACCTGGCACTGCGCTTCGACCCGGTCTACGAGCCGATCTCGCGCCGCTTCCACGAGCACCCCGAAGAGCTCGCGGTCGAATTCGCCAAGGCCGGGTACAAGCTGCTGCACCGCGACATGGGCCCGATCACCCGCTTCCTCGGCCCGTGGGTCCCGCAGGCGCAGCTGTGGCAGGACCCGGTCCCGGCCCACGAGGGCCCGCTGGTCTCCGAGGCGGACGTCGCGGCGCTCAAGGCCAAGGTGCTCGCCTCCGGGCTGACGGTTCCGCAGCTGGTCTCGACTGGCTGGGCTTCGGCAGTCACCTTCCGCGGCACCGACAAGCGGGGCGGCGCCAACGGTGCGCGCATCCGGCTCGAGCCGCAGCGCAGCTGGGAGGTCAACGACCCGACGGAGCTGACCAAGGTGCTCGCCTCGCTGGAGGAGATCCAGGCCGACTTCAACGCCGGCAGCGCGACGAAGATCTCGCTGGCGGACCTGATCGTGCTCGCCGGGACCGCGGCCGTGGAGAAGGCGGCCAGGGACGGCGGTGTGGAGCTGACCGTCGGGTTCCGGCCGGGTCGCACCGACGCGACCCAGGAACTCACCGACGTCGATTCCTTCGCTGTGCTCGAGCCGAAGGCCGATGCCTTCCGCAACTTCTACCCGGCCGGTGACAAGATGCCGGCCGAGGTGCACCTGCTGGACAAGGCGAACCTGCTGTGCCTGACCGCCTCGGAGATGACCGTGCTGGTCGGCGGCCTGCGGGTGCTCGGCGCGAACCACCGAGGCTCCGCGCACGGCCGGTTCACCGAAAAGGTCGGGACGTTGAGCAACGACTTCTTCGTCAACCTGCTCGACGTCGGCACCGAGTGGGCGCCGGCCTCCACCGGCGAGGGCCTCTACCAGGGACGCAACCGCGCCACGGGCCAGGTCGTCGCCGATGCCACCGCCGCCGACCTGGTCTTCGGGTCCAACTCCTCGCTCCGCGCGATCGCCGAGGTATATGCCCAGAACGACGCCAAGGGAAAGTTCGCCCACGACTTCGCCGCGGCCTGGACCAAGGTCATGGAACTCGACCGGTACGACCTGCACCGCTGA
- a CDS encoding NADP-dependent oxidoreductase: protein MSKAYGYSAYGGPENEIWFDRPEPTPGPSELVIKVHAIGVNPVDFKVRAGMRADPAATPAFPMVLGSEAAGTVTAVGGDVEGFTVGDEVMGRAAPEHGTYAEHAVLLAASTTHKPVNLDFVAAAALPVAGSSAWEALDRVKLHAGDTVLINGIGGGVGVMAAQLARDRGAAVIGIGSEAKRRLTESLGATLVTHDNGDVAARVRELLPDGPDALIDLVGGNALNAVANLVGDPARIVSIVDPGVEALGGTFLISTGAGLEPVAELVATGKADPKVLQTYPFDEAPTALRAVESGHTLGKVVIDLNRTTRT, encoded by the coding sequence ATGAGCAAGGCATACGGCTACAGCGCCTACGGCGGTCCGGAGAACGAGATCTGGTTCGACCGTCCCGAACCGACGCCGGGGCCGAGCGAGCTGGTGATCAAGGTTCACGCGATCGGGGTCAACCCGGTCGATTTCAAGGTCCGCGCCGGAATGAGGGCCGACCCGGCCGCCACCCCCGCATTCCCGATGGTGCTGGGCAGCGAGGCCGCGGGCACGGTGACGGCGGTCGGCGGTGACGTCGAAGGATTCACCGTCGGTGACGAGGTGATGGGCAGGGCGGCCCCGGAGCACGGCACCTACGCCGAACACGCGGTCCTGCTCGCCGCCTCCACCACCCACAAACCGGTGAACCTGGACTTCGTCGCGGCCGCCGCCCTGCCGGTGGCCGGATCCAGCGCCTGGGAGGCCTTGGACCGGGTGAAGCTCCACGCCGGGGACACCGTGCTGATCAACGGCATCGGCGGCGGCGTCGGAGTCATGGCCGCCCAACTCGCCCGCGACCGCGGCGCCGCAGTGATCGGCATCGGCAGCGAGGCCAAACGGCGCCTGACCGAAAGCCTCGGCGCGACCCTGGTGACCCACGACAACGGCGATGTGGCAGCCCGCGTCCGCGAGCTCCTGCCCGACGGCCCCGACGCGCTCATCGACCTGGTGGGCGGAAACGCGCTGAACGCGGTGGCAAACCTGGTCGGCGACCCGGCAAGAATCGTCTCGATCGTCGACCCCGGCGTCGAAGCACTCGGCGGAACGTTCCTCATCTCCACCGGGGCCGGCCTGGAACCCGTGGCCGAACTGGTGGCCACCGGAAAAGCGGATCCGAAAGTCCTGCAGACCTACCCCTTCGACGAGGCGCCCACAGCACTGCGGGCCGTCGAGTCGGGACACACCCTCGGCAAGGTCGTCATCGACCTGAACCGGACCACCCGAACCTGA
- a CDS encoding acetate/propionate family kinase produces MRVLVVNAGSSSLKVRLLEGEDLIGSYEQIPTEIAPAVEAVGHRIVHGGTRFTGPVVIDDVVEQQLHALAELAPLHQSKSLQALAAAREAFPDVTHVACFDTAFHARMPAKARTVALPRAWRDKYALRRYGFHGLSHAWAARRAVQLAPTARRIVTCHLGAGASLCAVLDGCSVETTMSFTPLDGLVMATRSGSVDPGLLLWLQERENLTAGELTDALEQHSGLAGLADEPDMRALLARTDREARLAVEVYVHRLAAGVAAMTAALSGLDALVFTGGVGENAAAVRAEVGGYLGHLGVDIDQDRNRNARPDARISADGARVPVFVIAAREDLEIAGLCTTLLQPR; encoded by the coding sequence ATGCGCGTGCTCGTGGTCAACGCCGGGTCGTCGTCGTTGAAGGTTCGCCTGCTCGAGGGCGAGGACCTGATCGGTTCCTACGAGCAGATCCCCACCGAAATCGCGCCCGCCGTCGAGGCGGTCGGTCATCGCATCGTGCACGGCGGCACCCGGTTCACCGGGCCCGTCGTGATCGACGACGTCGTGGAGCAGCAGTTGCACGCACTGGCCGAACTGGCCCCGCTGCACCAATCGAAGTCGCTGCAGGCACTCGCGGCCGCGCGTGAGGCGTTCCCCGACGTCACGCACGTCGCCTGCTTCGACACCGCCTTCCACGCCCGCATGCCGGCGAAGGCACGCACCGTCGCACTTCCCCGCGCCTGGCGGGACAAGTACGCGCTACGCCGTTACGGATTCCACGGCCTGTCCCATGCCTGGGCGGCGCGGCGTGCCGTGCAGTTGGCACCGACGGCCCGCCGCATCGTCACCTGCCATCTCGGCGCCGGCGCGTCCCTGTGCGCGGTGCTGGACGGATGCTCGGTCGAAACCACCATGAGCTTCACCCCACTGGACGGGCTGGTGATGGCCACCCGCAGCGGCTCGGTCGACCCCGGGTTGCTGCTTTGGTTGCAGGAACGCGAAAACCTCACGGCGGGCGAGCTGACCGACGCGCTGGAGCAGCACTCGGGACTGGCGGGGCTGGCCGATGAGCCGGACATGCGCGCCCTGCTGGCCCGCACCGACCGCGAGGCCCGCCTGGCCGTCGAGGTTTACGTGCACCGGCTGGCGGCCGGCGTTGCCGCGATGACTGCCGCACTGTCCGGGCTCGACGCCCTGGTCTTCACCGGCGGGGTGGGGGAGAACGCCGCGGCCGTGCGCGCCGAGGTCGGCGGATACCTGGGCCATCTCGGTGTCGACATCGATCAGGACAGGAACCGCAATGCCCGCCCGGACGCACGGATCAGTGCGGATGGCGCCCGCGTCCCGGTTTTCGTCATCGCCGCACGGGAGGACCTTGAAATCGCCGGTCTCTGCACGACCCTGCTCCAGCCACGCTGA
- a CDS encoding phosphoketolase family protein: protein MTTERMELVDHAPLPVEEMQLIDAYWRAANYLSVGQIYLLDNPLLRQPLSVEQIKPRLLGHWGTTPGLNFIYVHLNRAIRRRDLSAVYVAGPGHGGPGLVANAYLEGTYSEVYPSISRDEAGLRRLFRQFSFPGGIPSHVAPETPGSIHEGGELGYALVHAYGAAFDNPDLLVACVIGDGEAETGPLAASWHSNKFANPARDGAVLPILHLNGYKIANPAVLARIGDDELDDLLRGYGHEPYLVAGDDPEQMHQQMAASLDRVLDRIGEIQRLARDGGDRSRPRWPCLVLRTPKGWTGPREVDGLPVEGTWRAHQVPLARVREDKGHLRALEDWLRSYRPAELFDQTGALRPELAALAPAGDRRMSANPVTNGGTLLHDLDLPDFRRYAVEVAQPATTSSEATRVLGEWLRDVARGNPASFRIFGPDETASNRLQAVFEATDRAWDAIRLPTDEHLDPDGRVLEVLSEHLCQGWLEGYLLTGRHGLFNCYEAFIHIVDSMVNQHAKWLKVTRDIPWRAPIASLNYLLSSHVWRQDHNGFSHQDPGFIDHVVNKKAAIVRVYLPPDANTLLSTMDHCLRSRHYINVVVAGKQPALNYLPMDAAILHCTRGVGIFEWAGNCGSDLPDVVLACAGDIPTLETLAAAAILRAELPQLKVRVVNVVDLMRLEPDSEHPHGLPDSQFDALFTTDRPVIFAYHGYPALIHRLTYRRRNHPNIHVRGYQEEGTTTTPFDMVMLNDLDRFHLVMDVIDRVPGLADRAALLRQRMVDARIAARAYTRRHGEDDPAIRDWTWPN, encoded by the coding sequence ATGACGACGGAGCGCATGGAACTGGTGGACCACGCGCCACTGCCGGTCGAGGAGATGCAGCTGATCGACGCGTACTGGCGGGCGGCAAATTACCTGTCGGTCGGGCAGATCTACCTGCTGGACAACCCGTTGCTCCGTCAACCGTTGAGCGTCGAGCAAATCAAGCCGCGGCTGCTGGGGCATTGGGGCACGACGCCTGGGCTGAACTTCATCTACGTGCATCTGAACCGGGCGATCCGCCGACGCGACCTGTCCGCCGTGTATGTCGCCGGCCCGGGGCACGGCGGCCCAGGACTGGTGGCCAACGCCTACCTGGAGGGCACCTACAGCGAGGTCTACCCCTCGATCAGCCGCGATGAGGCGGGGCTGAGGCGGTTGTTCCGCCAGTTCTCCTTCCCCGGCGGGATCCCCAGCCACGTCGCACCGGAAACACCAGGGTCGATCCACGAGGGCGGCGAGCTGGGCTACGCGCTGGTGCACGCCTACGGCGCGGCCTTCGACAACCCCGACCTACTCGTGGCCTGCGTGATCGGTGACGGGGAGGCCGAGACCGGGCCGCTGGCTGCGAGCTGGCATTCGAACAAGTTCGCCAACCCGGCCCGCGACGGTGCGGTGCTGCCCATACTCCATCTCAACGGTTACAAGATCGCGAACCCGGCGGTGCTGGCCCGGATCGGCGACGACGAGCTGGACGACCTGCTGCGCGGCTACGGGCACGAGCCCTACCTCGTCGCCGGGGACGATCCCGAGCAGATGCATCAGCAGATGGCGGCGAGCCTGGACCGCGTCCTCGACCGAATCGGCGAGATCCAACGCCTGGCGCGCGACGGCGGGGACCGCTCACGTCCCCGCTGGCCCTGCCTGGTGCTGCGAACACCGAAAGGTTGGACCGGCCCGCGCGAGGTGGACGGCCTGCCGGTGGAGGGCACCTGGCGGGCGCACCAGGTGCCCCTGGCGCGGGTCCGTGAGGACAAGGGCCACCTGCGAGCGCTGGAGGACTGGCTGCGTTCCTACCGGCCGGCGGAGCTGTTCGACCAGACCGGCGCCCTGCGCCCGGAGCTGGCCGCCCTGGCCCCGGCCGGTGATCGGCGGATGAGCGCCAATCCGGTGACCAACGGTGGCACGCTGCTGCACGACCTGGACCTGCCGGACTTCCGTCGCTATGCCGTCGAGGTCGCGCAACCCGCCACGACGAGCAGCGAGGCCACCCGGGTGCTCGGGGAATGGTTGCGCGACGTCGCACGCGGCAACCCCGCCTCGTTCCGGATCTTCGGCCCGGACGAGACCGCTTCGAACCGGTTGCAAGCGGTGTTCGAGGCCACCGACCGAGCCTGGGACGCGATCCGGCTGCCCACCGATGAGCACCTCGACCCGGACGGCCGCGTCCTGGAGGTGCTTTCGGAGCACCTGTGCCAGGGCTGGCTCGAGGGGTACCTGCTCACCGGGCGGCACGGGCTGTTCAACTGCTACGAGGCGTTCATCCACATCGTCGACTCGATGGTCAACCAGCACGCCAAATGGCTCAAGGTCACCCGCGACATCCCCTGGCGGGCCCCGATCGCGTCGTTGAACTACCTGCTGTCCAGCCACGTCTGGCGCCAGGACCACAACGGGTTCTCCCACCAGGACCCCGGGTTCATCGACCACGTCGTGAACAAGAAGGCCGCGATCGTGCGCGTTTACCTGCCACCGGATGCCAACACGTTGCTCTCGACGATGGACCACTGTCTGCGCAGCCGCCACTACATCAACGTGGTCGTCGCCGGTAAACAGCCCGCGCTGAACTACCTGCCGATGGATGCCGCGATCCTGCACTGCACCCGCGGCGTGGGCATCTTCGAGTGGGCCGGGAACTGCGGCAGCGACCTGCCGGACGTGGTGCTGGCCTGCGCCGGGGACATCCCCACGTTGGAGACGTTGGCGGCCGCCGCGATCCTGCGCGCCGAACTACCGCAGCTGAAGGTGCGAGTGGTCAACGTCGTGGACCTGATGCGCCTGGAACCGGACAGCGAACATCCGCACGGTCTGCCCGACTCCCAGTTCGACGCCCTGTTCACCACCGATCGCCCGGTCATCTTCGCCTACCACGGCTACCCGGCGCTGATCCACCGGCTGACCTACCGGCGCAGGAACCACCCCAACATCCACGTCCGCGGCTATCAGGAGGAAGGCACCACGACCACCCCCTTCGACATGGTCATGCTCAACGACCTGGACCGCTTCCACCTGGTCATGGACGTGATCGACCGGGTGCCCGGCCTGGCCGACCGGGCCGCGCTGCTGCGCCAACGCATGGTCGATGCGCGTATTGCCGCGCGGGCCTACACCCGCCGGCACGGCGAGGACGACCCGGCGATCCGGGACTGGACCTGGCCGAACTAA
- a CDS encoding GAF and ANTAR domain-containing protein — MNERVTPPAAGPYMIGSPSGGGGATQAPDSPLWAIAELARIDFSRHDLGGVLGQVAALAQKAAVGDGEASVTLLRGSAAYTAVFTGQAALSLDETQYEEGHGPCLDAAAAGETLLIQDMATEIRWPVFTKAALAAGMGSSLSLALPLQEGVTGALNLYSRAPVHFPPELVELGSTFAAYAAVAVGNAHLYDDAATEARHMRAAMEHRAVVEQAKGIIMGERRCSPQSAFAVLRELSNTTNRKLHEVARALVEAATGGPTD; from the coding sequence ATGAACGAACGTGTGACACCGCCCGCCGCAGGCCCATACATGATCGGCAGCCCGAGCGGTGGCGGCGGCGCCACTCAAGCGCCGGATTCACCGTTGTGGGCGATCGCCGAACTTGCGCGCATCGATTTCTCCCGCCACGACCTGGGGGGCGTGCTCGGGCAGGTGGCGGCGCTGGCCCAGAAGGCAGCGGTCGGGGACGGGGAGGCCTCGGTGACGCTGCTGCGCGGCAGCGCCGCCTACACCGCGGTGTTCACCGGACAGGCCGCGCTGAGCCTGGACGAGACGCAGTACGAGGAAGGGCACGGCCCGTGTCTGGACGCCGCTGCGGCCGGGGAAACGCTACTGATTCAGGACATGGCCACCGAGATCCGCTGGCCCGTCTTCACCAAGGCCGCACTCGCGGCCGGGATGGGCAGCTCCCTGTCCCTGGCCCTACCGCTGCAGGAAGGGGTCACCGGGGCCCTGAACCTCTATTCCCGGGCGCCCGTGCACTTCCCCCCCGAACTGGTCGAACTCGGGTCCACCTTCGCCGCATACGCCGCGGTCGCAGTGGGCAACGCCCATCTCTACGACGATGCCGCCACCGAGGCACGTCACATGCGTGCGGCCATGGAACACCGGGCCGTGGTCGAACAGGCCAAGGGCATCATCATGGGCGAGCGGCGCTGCTCACCCCAGTCCGCCTTCGCGGTCCTGCGGGAACTGTCCAACACCACCAACCGCAAACTCCACGAGGTGGCCCGCGCCCTCGTGGAAGCCGCCACCGGCGGCCCGACGGACTGA
- a CDS encoding ANTAR domain-containing protein: MSELVETLAELACLPDGSAQVQACLHRIVDLVTAVVEPVDSASITVSRSGQWVTLASSDALALDLDAEQYTQADGPSLQALDGEPVAVPETGATDQWPQFRQKARSLGLYAALSVPLFALRGVPLASLNLYARDPAAMRPLIAEVLALYDPPEQARSRGEALPGGAGQLVQGLAAALEVNAEIQHALGMLIGSRRIKADQAYLVLQGIAEGERSSLHAAARTLLERHEA; encoded by the coding sequence GTGAGCGAGCTGGTCGAGACCTTGGCGGAGTTGGCCTGCCTCCCGGACGGCAGTGCACAGGTCCAAGCCTGCCTGCACCGGATAGTGGACCTGGTGACCGCGGTGGTGGAACCGGTCGACTCCGCCTCGATCACGGTGAGCCGCAGTGGCCAGTGGGTGACCCTGGCCAGCAGCGACGCCCTCGCGCTCGACCTGGATGCCGAGCAGTACACGCAGGCCGATGGCCCGAGCTTGCAGGCGCTGGACGGGGAACCGGTTGCCGTGCCCGAGACGGGGGCAACGGATCAATGGCCCCAGTTCCGGCAGAAGGCCCGCTCGCTCGGCCTGTACGCGGCCCTGTCGGTGCCGCTGTTCGCGCTCCGTGGCGTGCCGCTCGCCTCCTTGAACCTTTACGCCCGCGACCCCGCGGCGATGCGCCCCCTCATCGCCGAGGTGCTGGCCCTTTACGATCCGCCGGAGCAGGCGCGCTCGCGCGGTGAAGCCCTGCCCGGCGGGGCCGGTCAGCTCGTACAGGGACTGGCCGCCGCCCTTGAGGTCAACGCAGAGATCCAGCACGCCCTGGGAATGTTGATCGGCTCGCGGCGGATCAAGGCCGACCAGGCATACCTCGTCCTGCAGGGGATCGCCGAGGGCGAACGGTCATCTCTGCACGCCGCCGCGCGCACCCTGCTGGAGCGTCACGAGGCCTGA